One Sulfolobus sp. S-194 DNA segment encodes these proteins:
- a CDS encoding ISNCY family transposase produces the protein MSNDTYYQALNDAIHAALAPLENIRKDTAVRLLLGGIIGKGAYEISQEINMDYMTLLKNLDKIANANLVKAVKNIVKDHPVLLIIDDTHDHKEYARAIPVSRNGAQVYYCKEHKRYEPTIQLLIITIKDLKTNETYTVSIIPYIPQKVVEVLRERGEEVEFKTKIQEYLEILPGLEKEFNIVGKVFDSWYVNSKTLLQDTVGELKSSARVVEGGRSVPVGEFPQGEYLVEYLGTPIKLLVIDDYKGYGRRYFFSTNVNDSPEDILTTWENRWDIEVLIRELKALGLEKGSFLTWLRNTGFIILKTFSLLVVLVFKYSLGLNLGAKRLSRLIKRIYQGGGGIKKLFKRKRNP, from the coding sequence ATCAGCAACGATACGTATTACCAAGCTTTAAACGATGCAATACATGCTGCACTAGCCCCACTAGAAAACATAAGAAAAGATACTGCAGTAAGACTACTACTAGGAGGAATAATAGGCAAGGGAGCATACGAAATATCACAAGAGATAAACATGGACTACATGACACTACTCAAAAACCTAGACAAGATAGCAAACGCAAACCTAGTAAAAGCAGTAAAAAACATAGTAAAAGACCACCCGGTACTACTAATAATAGACGACACACACGACCACAAAGAATACGCGAGAGCGATACCGGTATCAAGAAACGGAGCACAAGTATACTACTGCAAAGAACACAAGAGATACGAACCAACAATACAACTCCTCATAATAACAATAAAGGACTTGAAAACAAACGAAACTTATACGGTCTCAATAATACCGTATATACCACAAAAGGTTGTTGAGGTGTTAAGGGAGAGGGGAGAGGAAGTTGAGTTCAAGACCAAAATACAAGAATACTTGGAAATATTACCGGGACTTGAAAAGGAGTTCAACATTGTGGGCAAGGTCTTCGACTCTTGGTATGTTAATTCTAAGACTCTTCTACAAGATACCGTCGGGGAACTCAAGTCCAGCGCGCGAGTCGTCGAGGGTGGCAGATCCGTACCCGTTGGCGAGTTCCCCCAAGGGGAGTACTTAGTAGAATACTTGGGTACTCCCATAAAGTTACTTGTTATAGATGATTATAAGGGTTACGGGAGGAGGTATTTCTTCTCAACGAACGTCAACGATTCTCCCGAGGACATCTTAACCACTTGGGAGAACCGTTGGGACATCGAGGTGTTAATCAGGGAGTTAAAGGCTCTAGGTTTGGAGAAGGGTTCCTTCCTCACCTGGTTGAGGAACACCGGTTTCATTATCTTAAAGACCTTTTCTTTGCTTGTAGTCTTGGTCTTCAAGTATTCCTTAGGTTTAAATCTAGGAGCTAAAAGGCTCTCTAGGTTGATAAAAAGAATTTATCAAGGAGGCGGAGGAATCAAAAAATTATTTAAACGGAAGAGAAATCCGTAA
- a CDS encoding metal-dependent hydrolase, with the protein MNLNTHIVFALAVGLVLFHNNLLLAVVVGIGAALPDLDREYVFTNRAFFARHQLHRALFHNVFFGIALTLFNPYLGLGIFLHMLLDMLTSPPDRGIELFFPLGRLIKEFKLDYEGRVRKKGGLMWLLEDPLTLVNRTADKGLREVSKMPWLRIYGPFKNSRLIDWTIFYSSVIFIQLLEINQLLNWWVQFLSIVFLKYNFITLGIILFYGIGELWRRRLQFMRVSKNTKIVIISLMTLGGLMIVYQGLEMFNPIKLTSYEIRMVELILISLAIGFISSIIHMKWRFKEIVM; encoded by the coding sequence ATGAACTTAAATACACATATAGTATTTGCTTTAGCAGTAGGCTTAGTTTTATTTCACAATAACTTATTATTGGCAGTTGTAGTAGGCATAGGTGCGGCATTACCGGATTTAGATAGGGAATATGTCTTTACAAATAGAGCATTTTTTGCACGACATCAACTCCATAGAGCTCTTTTCCATAACGTGTTTTTCGGTATTGCGTTAACTCTTTTTAACCCTTATTTAGGACTAGGAATATTTTTGCACATGTTATTAGACATGCTTACTTCTCCTCCTGATAGGGGTATAGAACTCTTCTTCCCACTTGGAAGACTTATTAAGGAGTTTAAATTAGATTATGAAGGAAGAGTAAGAAAGAAAGGAGGATTAATGTGGTTACTAGAAGATCCTCTAACCCTAGTGAATAGGACGGCTGACAAGGGTTTAAGAGAAGTTAGTAAGATGCCCTGGTTACGAATTTATGGGCCTTTTAAGAATAGTAGATTAATTGACTGGACAATTTTTTATTCAAGTGTCATTTTTATTCAACTCCTTGAGATAAATCAGCTGTTGAATTGGTGGGTACAGTTTCTTTCCATAGTATTTCTGAAATATAATTTCATTACTCTAGGTATAATTCTCTTTTATGGTATAGGTGAGTTATGGAGAAGAAGGTTACAGTTCATGAGAGTATCAAAGAACACTAAAATAGTTATTATTTCATTAATGACTTTAGGAGGGTTAATGATAGTATATCAAGGACTAGAAATGTTTAATCCTATCAAGCTCACATCTTATGAAATAAGAATGGTAGAATTAATTCTAATATCCTTAGCAATAGGATTCATTAGCAGTATTATTCACATGAAATGGAGGTTTAAAGAAATAGTCATGTAA
- a CDS encoding 50S ribosomal protein L37e: MKGTPSFGKMNKSPSHVRCRRCGRNSFNVRKGYCAACGFGRTKKIRRYSWQNKKVNGLRLV; the protein is encoded by the coding sequence ATGAAAGGAACGCCCTCTTTTGGAAAAATGAATAAATCACCAAGTCATGTAAGATGCAGAAGATGTGGTAGGAATTCGTTTAATGTTAGAAAAGGCTATTGTGCAGCTTGTGGATTTGGAAGGACGAAGAAGATAAGGAGATATAGCTGGCAAAATAAGAAGGTTAATGGTTTGAGGCTCGTATAA
- a CDS encoding peptidylprolyl isomerase, with protein sequence MLKDKDFVYIDYIGKVKDTGEVFDTTIEEEAKKANIYNKETKYAPKLVILGEHNVIQGLEEALYQMNPGEEKEIEIPPEKAYGPRDNTKVKTISLGELRRQGINPYPNMVVRLSNGSLAVVKSVSGGRVILDLNHPLAGKTLVYKVKIVKVLENEGDKIKALIERWLGSSYVDKLNMELDEKKNVKFTLPKELYLVEDIQIRKYMLAKDIINYVLPESTVIYIENYNKEVFTQ encoded by the coding sequence ATGTTAAAAGATAAAGATTTTGTCTATATAGATTACATTGGAAAAGTAAAAGATACTGGTGAAGTATTCGATACAACTATTGAGGAGGAAGCAAAGAAGGCTAATATTTATAATAAAGAAACTAAATATGCGCCTAAGCTAGTTATACTGGGCGAACATAATGTTATTCAAGGACTAGAAGAAGCATTATATCAAATGAATCCAGGTGAAGAGAAAGAAATTGAAATTCCTCCAGAAAAAGCTTATGGACCTAGAGACAATACTAAAGTTAAAACAATTTCCTTAGGAGAATTAAGAAGACAAGGTATAAATCCTTATCCTAATATGGTTGTAAGATTATCTAATGGTTCCTTAGCCGTAGTAAAAAGTGTATCGGGTGGAAGAGTAATATTAGATTTAAACCACCCATTAGCTGGCAAAACATTAGTATATAAGGTAAAGATTGTAAAAGTTTTAGAAAATGAGGGAGATAAAATAAAGGCCTTAATAGAGAGATGGTTAGGATCATCTTATGTTGATAAATTAAATATGGAGTTAGATGAGAAGAAAAATGTTAAGTTCACATTACCTAAAGAATTATATCTAGTTGAAGATATACAAATTAGAAAATATATGTTAGCAAAAGACATTATAAATTATGTATTACCAGAATCAACTGTAATATATATAGAGAACTATAACAAAGAAGTTTTTACTCAATAA
- the speE gene encoding polyamine aminopropyltransferase — MYEWHWHIEWQTPYEFHGHAITKVIAEEKTPYQRALLVELARFGKALILDGKIQSTITDEFIYHEALVHPLLLSINNPEKVLILGGGEGATLREVLKHKTVKNAIMVDIDPIVIDFAKKYLQEWHQGAFDNPKSKLVIDDGYKFIRETKETFDAVLIDLTDPIKDSPSQMLYTKEFYEEVKRISRWGIVTQATSPSFSLETFSIIYNTIKQVFKKVSAGIVYVPAFDGLWGFVYASDIVNPVEVNKEEVNNRIKERIEGGLRFYDGETHITMFSIPKHIREVLEKENRISTRENPVAVPA, encoded by the coding sequence ATGTATGAGTGGCATTGGCATATAGAATGGCAAACTCCATACGAATTTCATGGACATGCTATAACTAAAGTAATTGCGGAAGAAAAAACACCTTATCAAAGAGCCCTTTTGGTTGAATTGGCTAGGTTCGGAAAGGCACTAATATTAGACGGAAAAATACAATCTACAATAACTGACGAGTTTATATATCATGAGGCACTAGTACATCCATTACTTTTATCTATAAATAACCCAGAAAAAGTTTTAATATTAGGAGGAGGAGAAGGAGCAACATTAAGAGAAGTTCTTAAACATAAAACTGTAAAGAACGCTATTATGGTTGATATAGATCCTATAGTCATTGATTTTGCTAAGAAATATTTACAAGAATGGCATCAAGGGGCTTTCGATAATCCAAAAAGTAAATTGGTAATAGATGATGGCTATAAATTTATTAGGGAAACAAAAGAGACGTTTGATGCAGTGCTTATTGATCTTACGGACCCAATAAAAGATTCGCCTTCTCAGATGCTATATACTAAAGAATTTTATGAAGAAGTTAAGAGAATAAGTAGATGGGGTATAGTAACACAAGCTACTTCACCCTCATTTAGTTTAGAAACTTTCTCCATAATCTATAATACAATAAAACAAGTTTTCAAAAAAGTAAGTGCTGGTATAGTGTATGTTCCAGCATTTGATGGCTTATGGGGATTCGTATATGCTTCAGATATAGTTAATCCAGTAGAAGTTAATAAAGAAGAAGTTAATAATAGAATTAAAGAAAGAATAGAAGGAGGTCTTAGGTTTTATGACGGTGAAACTCATATTACAATGTTTAGTATCCCGAAACATATAAGGGAAGTACTAGAAAAAGAAAATAGAATTTCGACTAGAGAAAATCCGGTAGCTGTTCCAGCATAG